From Montipora foliosa isolate CH-2021 chromosome 6, ASM3666993v2, whole genome shotgun sequence, a single genomic window includes:
- the LOC138008992 gene encoding uncharacterized protein — MGNSESTEKDKTFWAVAGVSAASEENKYNGRHEEVGEVAVDQVNPLEPAEIVEVVVGEDGSTKDILRKPGGSGVGPFGTLQPIALAVPSENLDAAAQKGHTSKEYVKAVKDISSSSKHPLLQFYTTQSLQSLGDERARVSVPIWISGYKNSSRDSNFLNVASSWFEHIEKAIEQINFAVPGLNLHIELNLAKAKVRIAGSNSTKCYTDNNILTDSTSEIYLYSEAKEKKRTSCHELFHALGVGHEHQRRDRDNYVEVESGDNRDKSYKKRDDLYGITQFDPFSIMLYPEDEKMLRKYGDSVWFTKSSSEPNREMSQLDKVGLNNLYRPCKHKYYSPKIGRTDLYYCGRHVGKCADRPNHDGYCGPDNGPNCPACRVLKTNRMTELWKQKKPKWQGWTGKVYCGDFFRVVMESHNGNCGPNNGPSCPTCYKELSNCH, encoded by the exons ATGGGAAATTCGGAATCGACAGAAAAGGATAAAACGTTTTGGGCAGTTGCTGGTGTTTCGGCAGCCTCAGAAGAAAATAAATACAACGGAAGACACGAAGAAGTAGGCGAAGTAGCTGTAGACCAGGTAAACCCCTTGGAGCCTGCTGAAATCGTCGAAGTGGTTGTCGGTGAGGATGGCAGTACGAAAGATATTCTCCGAAAACCAGGAGGAAGCGGTGTCGGACCCTTTGGAACACTCCAGCCCATTGCTTTAGCCGTCCCCTCAGAAAACTTAGATGCGGCAGCACAAAAGGGTCACACATCAAAAGAGTATGTAAAGGCTGTTAAAGATATCAGTTCATCTTCAAAGCACCCTCTCCTTCAATTTTACACCACCCAGAGTTTACAATCACTGGGAGATGAGAGAGCCCGGGTTTCCGTCCCTATTTGGATTTCAGGCTACAAAAACAGTTCCAGAGACTCAAATTTCCTGAATGTTGCATCATCCTGGTTTGAACATATTGAGAAAGCTATCGAGCAAATAAACTTCGCAGTTCCTGGACTAAATCTTCACATCGAGTTGAATTTAGCGAAGGCGAAAGTGAGGATAGCCGGAAGTAATAGCACCAAATGCTACACCGACAATAATATTCTGACGGACAGCACTTCTGAAATCTACCTTTATTCTGAGGCCAAGGAGAAAAAGAGAACAAGTTGCCACGAGCTTTTTCATGCTCTCGGTGTTGGCCATGAACACCAGAGGCGAGATCGAGACAACTACGTCGAAGTTGAGAGTGGTGACAACCGTGACAAGTCCTACAAAAAGCGAGACGACTTATATGGAATCACCCAATTTGATCCCTTCAGTATTATGCTCTACCCTGAAGATGAAAAAATGCTGCGGAAATACGGTGACTCCGTTTGGTTTACCAAGTCTTCCAGCGAGCCCAACAGAGAAATGAGCCAGCTCGACAAAGTCGGTTTAAACAATTTATACCGTCCTTGCAAACATAAATATTACAGTCCCAAAATTGGTCGCACCGATCTTTACTATTGTGGAAG GCATGTTGGCAAGTGTGCTGATCGTCCGAACCATGATGGTTACTGTGGTCCCGACAACGGTCCTAACTGCCCCGCCTGTAGAGTTCTGAAGACCAACAGGATGACGGAGTTGTGGAAACAGAAAAAACCCAAATGGCAGGGGTGGACCGGCAAAGTGTATTGTGGCGATTTTTTCAGGGTGGTGATGGAGTCTCACAATGGCAATTGTGGCCCCAACAATGGTCCCTCATGCCCTACTTGTTACAAGGAGCTTTCGAACTGTCATTAA